A genomic window from Equus caballus isolate H_3958 breed thoroughbred chromosome 5, TB-T2T, whole genome shotgun sequence includes:
- the TTF2 gene encoding transcription termination factor 2, producing the protein MEVVKCPEHGTLCFLKTGVRDGPNKGRSFYVCRADTCGFVRTTDIPVSHCLLHEDFVVELQGLLPPHGKKEYRLFFRCIKSKTEGKQWCGYIPWQDPNSKEHSVTNKSQRASEPFRYPSGQQRNPFKALDKNQEPSLWKQFIKGEDEEKMADKEQREKRDLFLDQKKEPKPESNCWMEKDLSSGLVVKEKQATVQENQRGEKTELQREAKDIEGTHKRNVFEIKSKECQDNELRKPSVSPQEKSCGESHHVQKESEPLREKETEPLPRIVLSQNPISKAPQGEHLSKENPKSWEARGTKTKEDPSAQTIQKGLLKGHFQAPVETRHVPAPKGPATQSALPAAGRSMGERRGADTSSGDSEEDDVISVSSEPGSPLLFDFTPDSQRKENLKVPDESLQRRASPASGVSKKVEPSNSAAQRVYLTTQLKQKKSTLASVNIQVLPDKGQKLFKQIQGLEEALRALALSPEQGTNEKSNAQVPQQSNFTKTATDPPHLVPPKPLQGPNLQPLGSLGGKAACQVAVGGPSQCYRGPAPQECLHAAWKITSEAIDELHRSLESRPGETAVAEDPAGLRIPLLLHQKQALAWLLWRESQKPQGGILADDMGLGKTLTMIALILTQKNQEENKEKDENPPLTWLSKDDCLEFTSCKTLIVCPASLIHHWKNEVEKCVSNNKLRVYLYHGPNRDQRAKVLSMYDIVITTYSLLAKEIPTRKQEGETPGANLRVERISTPLLRIVWARIILDEAHNVKNPRVQTSIAVCKLQAHARWAVTGTPIQNNLLDMYSLLKFLRCSPFDEFSLWKSQVDNGSKKGGERLSILTKSLLLRRTKDQLDSTGKPLVMLPQRKFQLHHLKLSEDEETVYSVLFASSRSALQSYLTRHESGGNPSGRSPDNPFSRVAQEFGSTGPGHSVAADLQGSSTVHILSQLLRLRQCCCHLSLLKSALDPTELKSEALVLSLEEQLSALTLSELDNLEPSSTVALNGKCFQVELFEDVRESTKISSLLAELEAIRRNSGSQKSVIVSQWTSMLKVVALHLKRRGLTYATIDGSVNPKQRMDLVEAFNSSRGPQVMLISLLAGGVGLNLTGGNHLFLLDMHWNPSLEDQACDRIYRVGQQKDVVIHRFVCEGTVEEKILQLQEKKKDLAKQVLSGSGKCVTKLTLADLKILFGI; encoded by the exons ATGGAAGTAGTTAAGTGTCCGGAGCACG GGACCCTCTGCTTTTTGAAGACAGGCGTCCGCGATGGCCCGAATAAAGGAAGGAGCTTCTACGTGTGCCGGGCAGACACATGCGGCTTCGTGAGGACCACCGA caTTCCTGTTTCTCATTGTTTGTTGCATGAGGACTTTGTGGTAGAGCTTCAAGGCTTGCTTCCACCACATGGCAAGAAAGAATACAG ATTGTTCTTCAGATGCATTAAAAGTAAGACAGAGGGGAAGCAGTGGTGTGGATATATCCCGTGGCAG gaTCCTAATTCCAAAGAGCACTCTGTAACCAATAAGTCTCAGCGTGCGTCTGAGCCATTTCGTTACCCTTCCGGCCAGCAGAGAAACCCATTCAAGGCACTGGACAAGAATCAAGAGCCGTCTCTCTGGAAACAGTTCATCAAAGGCGAAGATGAGGAAAAGATGGCTGATAAGGagcaaagggaaaagagagatcTGTTCTTGGATCAAAAGAAGGAACCGAAGCCTGAGTCTAACTGCTGGATGGAGAAAGATCTGTCATCTGGCCTGGTGGTGAAGGAAAAACAAGCTACAGTTCAAGAGAATCAGCGAGGGGAGAAAACAGAGTTGCAGCGTGAAGCAAAGGACATTGAAGGGACGCACAAAAGAAACGTTTTTGAGATTAAATCCAAAGAGTGCCAAGATAATGAGCTTAGAAAACCATCTGTGTCTCCTCAGGAGAAATCGTGTGGTGAAAGTCATCATGTCCAAAAAGAATCAGAACCtctgagagaaaaggaaaccgaGCCTTTGCCTCGAATTGTTCTCAGCCAAAACCCAATAAGCAAAGCCCCACAAGGGGAGCACCTCAGCAAGGAGAACCCCAAGAGTTGGGAGGCCAGAGGaacaaagacaaaggaggaccCAAGTGCGCAGACCATCCAGAAGGGGCTGCTCAAGGGGCATTTCCAGGCGCCAGTGGAGACTCGCCATGTGCCTGCCCCAAAAGGACCAGCCACACAGTCTGCTCTACCGGCTGCAGGCCGTTCCATGGGAGAGAGGCGAGGAGCTGACACCAGCAGTGGTGACAGTGAGGAAGATGAtgttatttctgtttcctctgagCCAGGGAGCCCCTTACTCTTTGACTTCACTCCAGACTCACAGAGGAAGGAAAACCTTAAAGTCCCTGATGAAAGTTTGCAAAGAAGAGCATCTCCTGCCTCAGGTGTTTCTAAGAAGGTAGAACCTTCAAACTCAGCAGCCCAACGTGTGTACCTCACAACACAACTGAAACAGAAGAAG AGCACACTGGCATCGGTGAACATCCAGGTTCTTCCAGACAAGGGTCAGAAGTTGTTCAAGCAAATTCAGGGGTTGGAGGAAGCCCTCCGTGCTCTCGCCCTCTCACCTGAGCAAG GCACTAATGAGAAGAGTAACGCTCAAGTACCACAACAGAGTAACTTCACCAAAACTGCCACTGACCCACCCCACTTGGTGCCTCCCAAGCCCCTGCAGGGTCCCAATCTCCAGCCTCTGGGTTCTCTCGGAGGAAAGGCTGCCTGCCAGGTAGCTGTTGGAGGACCCAGTCAGTGCTACAGAG GCCCTGCACCCCAAGAGTGCCTTCATGCCGCGTGGAAAATCACAAGTGAAGCCATCGATGAGCTGCATCGATCACTTGAGTCACGTCCTGGCGAGACAGCTGTGGCAGAGGATCCGGCTGGGCTGAGG ATCCCTTTGCTCCTGCACCAGAAGCAGGCGTTAGCCTGGTTACTATGGCGGGAAAGTCAGAAGCCACAAGGAGGAATTCTGG ctgATGATATGGGATTAGGAAAAACTCTGACAATGATTGCACTCATTCTTACCCAGAAGAatcaggaggaaaacaaagaaaaagacgaAAACCCACCTTTGACTTGGCTTTCCAAAGATG ACTGCTTGGAGTTTACTTCCTGTAAAACACTGATCGTCTGTCCCGCTTCCCTGATCCATCATTGGAAAAATGAAGTAGAGAAATGTGTGAGCAACAACAAACTAAGAGTCTATCTCTATCATGGGCCAAACCGGGATCAGCGAGCAAAAGT CCTCTCTATGTATGACATCGTGATCACTACCTATAGCCTTCTGGCCAAGGAGATTCCCACAAGGAAGCAAGAGGGAGAGACCCCGGGGGCAAACCTCAGGGTGGAG CGTATCTCAACACCTTTGCTTCGAATAGTCTGGGCTCGAATCATACTGGACGAAGCTCACAATGTTAAGAATCCCCGTGTGCAGACATCCATAGCTGTGTGTAAGCTACAAGCCCATGCCCGTTGGGCTGTCACTGGAACCCCCATTCAAAACAACTTGTTGGACATGTATTCACTGCTGAA aTTTCTCCGTTGTTCTCCATTTGATGAGTTCAGTCTGTGGAAGAGTCAGGTTGACAATGGttcaaagaaaggaggagaacGGTTAAGTATTTTAACCAAGAGTCTTTTGCTGAGGAGAACAAAAGACCAGCTGGATTCCACTGGCAAGCCCTTG GTGATGCTGCCCCAGCGTAAATTTCAGTTGCACCATTTAAAGCTTTCTGAAGATGAAGAGACTGTTTACAGTGTCCTTTTTGCAAGTTCAAG GTCAGCTCTACAGTCCTATCTAACAAGACATGAAAGTGGGGGCAACCCATCTGGAAGGAGCCCTGATAATCCATTCAGCAGAG TGGCACAGGAGTTTGGGTCCACTGGGCCTGGACACTCTGTGGCGGCCGACTTGCAGGGATCTAGCACCGTCCACATACTCTCGCAGTTGCTGAGACTCCGGCAGTGTTGCTGTCATCTTTCTTTACTGAAGTCG GCCTTGGATCCGACAGAACTGAAGAGTGAAGCCCTGGTCCTTTCCTTGGAAGAGCAGCTCAGCGCTTTGACCTTGTCTGAACTCGATAACTTAGAGCCGTCTTCCACTGTTGCCCTAAATGGTAAATGTTTCCAGGTGGAGCTTTTTGAAGACGTGCGCGAGAGCACCAAG ATTTCATCTCTGTTGGCAGAATTGGAGGCAATCCGAAGAAATTCAGGGTCCCAAAAGAG TGTCATTGTCTCTCAGTGGACCAGCATGCTGAAGGTTGTAGCATTGCACCTTAAGAGGCGCGGACTGACTTATGCCACCATCGATGGCTCTGTCAACCCTAAACAGAGAATGGACTTGGTAGAGGCATTTAACAGCTCCAGGGGCCCTCAG